The following are encoded together in the Microtus pennsylvanicus isolate mMicPen1 chromosome 8, mMicPen1.hap1, whole genome shotgun sequence genome:
- the Mrpl35 gene encoding large ribosomal subunit protein bL35m — MAASVFTGAVRAASGILRPLNVLGPSTYWNYAKNACLKSALCTIHFRHIQTPVVSSAPRLVTSVRSLTHGPTAAVLNRVAALVPSVLKPPVRTLTYCSKRKGKRKTVKSVVHRFLRLHSGLWLRRKAGYKKKLWKKTTARKKRLREFVFCNKTQSKLLDKMTTSFWKRRNWYAGDPYQMYHDRTNLRV, encoded by the exons GAATATTACGGCCCCTCAATGTTTTGGGGCCTTCAACCTATTGGAACTATGCCAAGAATGCCTGTCTTAAGTCTGCACTGTGCACCATTCATTTTAGACATATTCAGACACCAGTTGTCTCCTCTGCTCCAAGACTTGTCACATCTGTCAGAAGCCTGACACATGGGCCGACTGCAGCAGTCCTTAATAG AGTGGCCGCACTGGTTCCCAGTGTCCTGAAGCCGCCAGTCAGAACTCTAACATACTGCAGCAAACGGAAAGGCAAGAGGAAGACAGTAAAATCGGTTGTGCATCGGTTCCTGCGACTTCATTCTGGCCTTTGGCTGAGAAGAAAG GCGGGCTATAAGAAAAAATTATGGAAAAAGACAACGGCAAGAAAGAAGCGCTTGAGGGAATTTGTGTTCTGCAACAAGACCCAGAGTAAACTCCTAGATAAAATGACAACGTCTTTCTGGAAGAGGCGCAACTGGTACGCCGGTGATCCTTACCAGATGTACCACGATCGAACGAACCTGCGAGTATAG